One segment of Dolichospermum sp. DET69 DNA contains the following:
- a CDS encoding sulfite exporter TauE/SafE family protein, whose amino-acid sequence MLDLLLIMLLGFLGSFGHCFGMCGPLTVAFSLSQQENPTWQQQLKFHTLLNLGRMLSYALVGAGIGAIGSVLVESGQLAGVGSDLRRWIAIITGMMLIWFGLGQVKPDFLPHIPLLHPILKGNLHNRLSAGMMKLSAQTQWWTPALLGMTWGLMPCGFLYAAQIKAAATGNLWEGAATMLAFGMGTLPIMLGVGVSTALISKDQRSQLFRLGGWVTLIIGAITLLRTGDTMTDYSGHASLFCLILSLIARPVHSFWSAPLRYRRALGVGAFVLAGVHTIHHFEHALNWNFTAVWFLPLELQWGMGAGALALVLMIPAACTSFDFLQNSLGKRWRQIHLLTVPALLLSAIHTVMIGSHYLGAFRLSWQNQLAAVLLGIIIFGVLLVRSRYFWLYLHLEKFYVPPNKSR is encoded by the coding sequence ATGCTAGATTTATTACTCATTATGCTTCTTGGGTTTCTGGGCAGTTTTGGCCATTGCTTTGGGATGTGTGGACCTTTAACAGTAGCTTTTTCTCTTTCTCAGCAGGAAAATCCGACTTGGCAACAACAATTAAAATTTCATACCTTGCTCAACTTGGGGCGAATGTTAAGTTACGCTTTAGTTGGTGCTGGTATTGGCGCAATCGGTTCGGTATTAGTAGAAAGTGGACAACTGGCAGGAGTTGGTAGTGATTTGCGGCGCTGGATAGCTATCATTACAGGTATGATGCTGATTTGGTTTGGTTTAGGACAGGTAAAACCAGATTTTTTACCGCATATTCCCTTGTTACACCCCATATTAAAAGGGAATTTACATAACCGTCTCAGTGCGGGGATGATGAAGTTATCTGCACAAACTCAATGGTGGACACCGGCACTTTTAGGTATGACTTGGGGATTAATGCCCTGTGGTTTTTTATATGCGGCTCAAATTAAGGCTGCGGCTACAGGGAATTTGTGGGAAGGTGCAGCGACAATGTTAGCTTTTGGGATGGGGACGCTACCCATTATGCTAGGTGTAGGTGTTTCCACGGCGTTAATTAGTAAAGATCAGCGTAGTCAATTGTTTCGCTTGGGTGGGTGGGTAACTCTGATCATTGGTGCTATTACTCTGTTGCGAACGGGGGATACCATGACAGATTATAGTGGACACGCGTCCCTATTTTGTTTAATTCTCTCATTAATTGCCCGACCTGTGCATAGTTTTTGGTCTGCACCTCTGCGTTACCGTCGGGCTTTGGGAGTGGGGGCTTTTGTTCTCGCGGGGGTGCATACTATCCATCATTTTGAACACGCACTGAATTGGAATTTCACCGCTGTTTGGTTTTTACCGTTAGAATTACAATGGGGAATGGGTGCAGGGGCTTTGGCATTGGTGTTAATGATTCCCGCTGCTTGTACAAGTTTTGATTTTCTGCAAAATTCTTTAGGTAAGCGTTGGCGACAAATTCATCTTTTGACTGTACCCGCTTTGTTATTGAGTGCTATTCATACGGTGATGATTGGTTCTCATTACCTGGGTGCTTTTAGATTAAGTTGGCAAAACCAGTTAGCAGCCGTGTTGCTGGGGATAATTATTTTTGGTGTATTATTAGTGCGCTCACGGTATTTTTGGTTATATTTACATCTAGAAAAATTTTATGTTCCTCCCAATAAGTCGCGGTAA
- a CDS encoding carboxypeptidase regulatory-like domain-containing protein, which yields MKDAEGKPIVGARVEAIDNTKSSFASITNSSGVFYLEQLRQGTYELKVNNKSVEPNRMTINSDFPTLQELNLKLPNP from the coding sequence GTGAAAGATGCTGAAGGAAAACCCATTGTTGGCGCTAGGGTTGAAGCTATTGATAATACTAAATCATCATTTGCATCTATTACAAATAGTTCAGGTGTTTTCTATTTGGAACAGTTGCGACAAGGAACTTATGAGTTAAAAGTTAATAATAAATCCGTTGAACCAAATAGGATGACAATTAATTCAGATTTTCCTACTTTGCAAGAATTAAATTTAAAACTACCGAATCCTTAA
- a CDS encoding DUF4114 domain-containing protein: MNLQLALNLAYNQLNTVAQSPEYWTILNSIFGTNYNSVLAQTLQQEWQAGNFSTLPPIEILNSSILDKANGAYFSFGVANPDGAAHLRSFGNNTFGFEDLPAGVGVSDYDFNDAVFSFGAVV, from the coding sequence ATGAACCTCCAGCTTGCCCTCAACCTCGCCTACAACCAACTCAACACCGTTGCCCAATCCCCGGAGTATTGGACAATTCTTAATAGCATCTTCGGCACAAACTACAACTCCGTCCTTGCCCAAACCTTACAACAAGAATGGCAAGCAGGGAACTTTAGTACCTTACCGCCGATTGAAATCCTCAACAGCAGCATCTTAGACAAAGCCAACGGAGCCTATTTTAGCTTTGGGGTAGCTAACCCGGACGGTGCGGCTCATTTGAGAAGTTTTGGGAATAATACCTTTGGTTTTGAAGATTTACCTGCGGGTGTGGGGGTAAGTGACTACGATTTTAATGATGCGGTTTTCTCCTTTGGAGCGGTCGTCTAG
- the galE gene encoding UDP-glucose 4-epimerase GalE, whose product MSAEKPSILVTGGAGYIGSHTVLALKQAGYEVVILDNLVYGHRDLVEEVLQVELIEGDTSDRTLLDNLFQSRHFAAVMHFSAYAYVGESVTDPAKYYRNNVLGTLTLLESMLTASIKNFVFSSTCATYGVPNFIPITEDHPQNPINPYGATKLMVERILTDFDVAYNFKSVRFRYFNAAGANPEGLLGEDHHPETHLIPLVLQTALGQREAISIFGTDYPTPDGTCIRDYIHVNDLADAHILGLEYLLNGGDSDVFNLGNGNGFSVREVIAAAEEVTGMVIKVEECDRRPGDPPALIGTSEKARKILNWQPQYPGIKDIVSHAWQWHQQRHK is encoded by the coding sequence ATGTCAGCGGAAAAGCCTAGTATTTTGGTAACAGGGGGAGCAGGATATATTGGTTCTCATACGGTGTTAGCACTCAAGCAAGCTGGTTATGAGGTGGTAATCCTGGATAATTTGGTATATGGACATCGGGATTTGGTAGAAGAGGTTTTACAGGTAGAATTGATAGAAGGGGATACGAGCGATCGCACTTTATTAGATAATCTTTTTCAGAGTCGCCATTTTGCCGCAGTTATGCACTTTTCCGCCTATGCTTATGTAGGCGAATCCGTAACTGATCCAGCCAAGTATTACCGTAATAATGTTTTAGGAACACTGACACTACTAGAGTCAATGTTGACAGCTTCTATTAAGAATTTTGTCTTTTCTTCCACCTGTGCTACCTATGGTGTCCCAAATTTTATTCCGATTACAGAAGATCATCCCCAAAATCCCATTAATCCCTATGGTGCAACTAAATTAATGGTAGAAAGGATATTAACTGATTTTGATGTGGCATACAATTTTAAATCAGTGCGTTTCCGCTACTTTAATGCTGCTGGTGCTAACCCAGAAGGATTACTAGGAGAAGATCATCATCCCGAAACCCATTTAATCCCTTTAGTCTTACAAACAGCGTTAGGTCAAAGAGAAGCTATTAGTATTTTTGGTACTGATTATCCTACTCCTGATGGTACTTGTATTCGGGATTATATTCATGTAAATGATTTAGCAGATGCCCATATTTTGGGTTTAGAATATTTATTGAATGGTGGAGATAGTGACGTTTTTAACTTAGGGAATGGTAACGGTTTCTCAGTCCGAGAAGTCATTGCTGCGGCTGAAGAGGTAACAGGTATGGTCATAAAAGTAGAAGAATGCGATCGCCGTCCTGGAGATCCTCCAGCCTTAATTGGTACAAGTGAAAAAGCCAGAAAAATCTTAAATTGGCAACCCCAATATCCAGGTATTAAAGATATCGTCTCTCACGCTTGGCAATGGCATCAACAAAGGCATAAATAA
- a CDS encoding pentapeptide repeat-containing protein codes for MPKLNFQQSINSAARIIEEYSVGKRDFEKAELAEANLQNLDLKGSNFSYADLSTANLRGANLRGCDLSYADLSEANLQDADLRGAMLFSANLRQANLQGTQLEKADCDPNTHFPPNFDAIAAGVNMSKQLV; via the coding sequence ATGCCTAAATTGAATTTTCAACAGTCAATTAATAGTGCTGCTAGGATTATAGAAGAATATTCAGTCGGAAAACGAGACTTTGAAAAAGCAGAATTAGCAGAGGCTAATTTACAAAACTTGGACTTGAAAGGCTCTAATTTCAGTTATGCTGATTTAAGTACGGCTAACCTACGTGGGGCAAATCTGCGAGGATGTGATTTGAGTTATGCTGATTTAAGTGAAGCTAATTTACAAGATGCAGATTTGCGCGGTGCAATGCTATTTTCTGCGAATTTGCGTCAAGCTAATTTACAGGGAACGCAGTTGGAAAAAGCAGATTGCGATCCTAATACCCATTTTCCCCCAAATTTTGACGCTATTGCAGCAGGTGTAAATATGAGTAAGCAATTAGTATAG
- a CDS encoding DNA-binding protein: MQEYEFTLKFKLPNPVTDPDMYIEVLYESGCDDAIIGIGMKGFIGLDFIREASSACEAMSSAIKDVRKAIPQAEFIEASPDFVGITDVAKLIGCSRQNIQKLLSKSNSNLPLTVYEGSQLVWHLFEILTWLIESKDYNIDQSLLEIAKTTRNLNFIKESKKLDHEMQKQFQELVFSNNM, from the coding sequence ATGCAAGAATATGAATTCACTCTAAAATTCAAACTTCCCAACCCTGTTACTGATCCTGATATGTACATTGAAGTCCTTTATGAATCAGGCTGTGATGATGCAATTATTGGTATTGGTATGAAAGGTTTTATTGGACTTGATTTTATTCGTGAGGCATCATCTGCGTGTGAGGCGATGTCCAGTGCAATAAAAGATGTAAGAAAAGCAATTCCACAAGCAGAATTTATAGAAGCTTCACCTGATTTTGTTGGTATAACGGATGTTGCAAAACTTATAGGATGTTCGAGACAAAATATCCAAAAATTACTATCAAAAAGTAATTCAAACCTTCCTTTAACTGTTTACGAAGGATCGCAATTGGTCTGGCATCTTTTTGAAATTCTTACTTGGTTGATTGAGTCTAAGGATTATAATATTGATCAATCTCTGTTAGAAATTGCTAAAACCACGAGGAATTTAAATTTTATCAAAGAGTCCAAAAAGTTAGATCATGAGATGCAAAAACAATTCCAAGAACTCGTTTTTTCTAACAATATGTAA
- a CDS encoding DUF2237 domain-containing protein, producing the protein MTEPKNVLGTKLEICCTSPMTGFYRDGFCSTGGQDTGMHVVCAQVTEEFLQYTRSQGNDLSTPAPYFSFPGLKPGDCWCLCAARWQEALEDGVAPPVVLEATHARALEVCNLADLQKHRVIRN; encoded by the coding sequence ATGACAGAACCTAAAAACGTACTGGGAACAAAATTAGAAATTTGCTGCACTTCTCCCATGACTGGCTTTTACCGTGACGGATTTTGTAGCACCGGTGGACAAGATACGGGAATGCACGTTGTTTGCGCTCAAGTGACAGAGGAATTTTTGCAATATACTAGATCCCAAGGCAATGATTTGAGTACACCAGCACCTTATTTTAGCTTTCCTGGTTTAAAACCTGGTGATTGTTGGTGTTTATGCGCTGCAAGATGGCAAGAAGCCCTAGAAGATGGTGTTGCACCTCCTGTAGTTTTAGAAGCTACTCATGCTAGGGCTTTGGAAGTTTGTAATTTAGCAGATTTGCAAAAACATCGGGTAATTCGTAATTAG